One genomic region from Strix aluco isolate bStrAlu1 chromosome 25, bStrAlu1.hap1, whole genome shotgun sequence encodes:
- the IGFN1 gene encoding immunoglobulin-like and fibronectin type III domain-containing protein 1 yields the protein MTSHQAVKSFKKSSVPGVVITQFVDDIPKGCSTPDFERKPVSLTLQEGKNAIFSAVVKGVPTPDVKWTRVQGRMDDPAKYETFFNNVKNEFILQINKLTADDSDLYRCFAVNEYGEAACSAGLRIIQVGFKRKAKYVPVHPADELKKKLQDFRKLLRKRAPAPKPKPLDKEAVWQLLLHADRRDYEKICMKYGIVDFRGMLRKLQELRKNTESEQGELIHSIRNFEHIKVNKEGKATFSLMMDLKNSNSKVYLLKDGERLRYGTGDEYRKHCLRRIGKRYHFIVNDVQPEDAGLYQVRVEDVPVFSTELDAESIPVRFAQPLSDVRCPEEEDAVFECSLRTPCYDAVWLHKTHLLEASEKHQISVTPDGLTHQLIIKNVVPSDNGMYTLDTGLCSSNAWLIVEYAKGKRRQGEEGEREKSESLKETLPDKDRAKKLRRREYVDSEDHLMDTGVEKDGWDRNSQGGSQGHSIDSDGSHRFLGKDGLHGAHRNGRMGFGQFSGADLDGDSVTNDGSSFGLKGLGGKSGLRPFRSKDSMTGRADTGDGLGGAGERYSVDGRDDGVLDAVNVDMDIGEGAGSQHDKDGKLGDTSYRAGFGGVGRLGATDGSSGLDGLDPDSTRVGDGMRSPYGKDGLPTVVDMNEASISRKGQIGAPYSKDGLTLHASSRLGQTGTSGLLYGPGGLPAEHGAISGAGDNSTREVEAFYGPDGQLDGAGVGDRGVAGAGGIGSPYGKDGGVESPYGKDGLPVGAGIGGAGIAGAGGVGYPFGKDGVPVGSGLGGAGVSGAGGVGSPYGKDGVPVGAGLGGAGVAGAGGVGSPYGKDGVPVGAGIGGAGVADAGGVGYPYGKDGVPVGGGIAGAGVAGAGGVGSPYGKDGVPAGAGLGGAGVAGAGGVGFPYGKDGVPVGGGIAGAGEAGAGGVGSPYGKDGVPVGAGIGGAGVAGAGGVGSPYGKDGVPVGGGIAGAGEAGAGGVVGAGIAGAGLAGAGGVGSPRRKDGLAVGAGLGGAGVAGAGGVGFPYGKDGAPVGAGLGGAGVAGAGGVGSPYGKDGLPVGASIGGAGVAGAGGVDYPYGKDGVPVGAGLGGAGVAGAGGVGSPYGKDGVPVGAGIAGASVAGAGGVGSPYGKDGLPVGAGIGGAGAAGTGGVGYPYGKDGVPVGDGLGGAGVSGAGGVVSPYGKDGVPLGVGIAGAGVAGAGGVGSPYGKDGVPVGAGIGGAGVAGAGGVGSPYGKDGVPVGAGIGGAGVAGAGGVGSPYGKDGVPVGGGIAGAGVAGAGGVGSPYGKDGVPVGAGFVGAGIAGAGVTGAGGVGSPYGKDGLPVGAGLGGAGVAGAGGVGSPYGKDGVPVGAGLGGAGVAGAGGVGSPYGKDGLPVGAGLGGAGVAGAGGVGSPYGKDGLPVWAGLVGAGIAGAGVAGAGGVGSPYGKDGVPVGAGIGGAGVTGAGGVGSPYGKDGLPVGAGLGGAGVAGAGGVGSPYGKDGVPVGAGFGGAGVAGAGGVGSPYGKDGLPVGAGIGGAGVAVGAGLGGAGVAGAGGVGSPYGKDGLPVGAGIAGAGVAGAGGVGSPYGKDGFAVGAGLGGAGVAGAGGVGSPYGKDGLPVGAGLGGAGVAGAGGVGYPYGKDGVPVGAGLGGAGVYGAGRVGSFYGKDDVPGGGVAGGAQFPFQNEEVMGSLHRRDATQSRAQGYIGGAGGDGFSEGGGFSGSAIRGTVSPYSKDSGSAGARAGAGGVGRLDAGERELHGKEGVVGAVGRGGEYGLDSHPGKSSTGGETRKGTASHFRGSGNKDSSGDRDSLPGQVDARGEGRDLGQLGSLYGKNSAVRGAGSKSYNRAVDGRISGGFGQGSLDHGQMSDLYAGPPSINQRKQEPDLDLKANDFLKNTESMGKRRHYCLDDLKAPRCYVNKRLLDVTVLKGEPAELSFTVSKDEVTGTWFKDGLKLTSMDGIVIEKEGLVHKLIINKAEDIHAGKYRFEGGDIKTEASIFVEDPPQVDKVLLKNLTSVPTVAKAGEKVKIKIPFEGRLPVRATWLKDRMELADDTRIRVDKTETFTMLSISSSERKDCGDYKVRLKNDSGVLEINLKLVVVDKPQPPAGPIKIVESSANDITIQWKPPKDDGGKPVQRYIVERQQVGKNDWVTLGEVPRSCTTFTTNKVEQDMIYYFRVKAVNAEGTSDALESDEVKAVGKASPGAPDPPEIVSASRDTITISWKAPRKTGSSRIVGYIVQKRKKGTMTWLPVNNVPIADKKLKMTNLKKGLQYEFRVSAVNAAGVGDASEPSQPVFARDSTKSPGQVQDLKVSSSDSTSVTLTWKRPEAKDGSDVKGYEVEMRSSKNLNWTKCNTFPIEVTTYTVKGLQAKEMYFLRVRALNDGGPGEPAELEACLEAPSPVVSPRLLIDDTVKSFVVVKAGNTIRVNIPFEASPDPLVTWLKDGLPLPKRATINTKDGTTQLLIGAAEFSDNGTYTVELQNGLGKRETFSFQVQVTDIPQSPGPIRLEENVPNTVTVTWEPSASEKWESNIYYTVLKRESQKGLWHVVGDLIYTNKFTFTKLIPGRDYYFKVVAKNDLGASGPSESVQPWRIQKPKGEFQVKPQKYRGVNQDQPPRFLVRLKPHVVTTGSECHMSCAVGGHPPPKVTWYKDSRDLSNDPTYFCTNDFGVCSLVILGVTKHDEGEYMVEATNELGHAFSKAFLTIKGNNL from the exons ATGACCAGCCATCAGGCAG TAAAATCCTTCAAGAAATCTTCTGTCCCAGGAGTTGTTATCACCCAGTTTGTGGATGATATTCCAAAAGGATGCAGTACACCTGATTTTGAGCGGAAACCTGTCAGTCTGACATTGCAGGAAG gtaaaaatgccattttcagtGCTGTGGTCAAAGGTGTCCCAACCCCTGACGTGAAATGGACACGTGTACAAGGAAGAATGGATGATCCTGCCAAATATGAAACATTCTTCAATAACGTTAAAAATGAATTCATTCTGCAG atAAACAAACTCACTGCAGATGACAGTGATTTGTATCGTTGCTTTGCTGTGAATGAATATGGGGAAGCTGCATGCTCTGCTGGCCTCAGGATCATACAAG TTGGCTTtaagaggaaagcaaaatatGTTCCTGTTCATCCTGCTGATG AGTTAAAGAAGAAGCTTCAGGACTTCAGGAAGCTGCTGAGGAAGCG GGccccagcaccaaaaccaaaacccctgGACAAAGAAGCAGTCTGGCAACTCTTGCTGCATGCAGATAGGAGAGATTATGAGAAAATCTGTATGAAATATGGAATTGTTGACTTCCGTGGGATGCTGAGAAAGCTGCAGGAGTTGAGGAAGAACACAGAGAGTGAACAAGGAGAG TTAATACACAGTATCAGAAACTTTGAACACATCAAAGTCAACAAGGAGGGAAAAGCTACCTTCAGTCTGATGATGGACCTGAAAAATAGTAACAGCAAAGTTTATCTGCTTAAG GATGGTGAGAGGCTCAGATATGGAACAGGGGATGAATACAGAAAGCACTGCCTGAGACGAATTGGAAAAAGGTATCATTTCATTGTCAACGATGTGCAGCCAGAAGATGCAGGCTTGTATCAAGTCAGAGTGGAGGATGTACCTGTTTTCTCAACTGAATTGGATGCTGAAT CCATCCCTGTGAGATTTGCACAGCCGCTCAGTGATGTGCGTTGTCCTGAGGAAGAAGATGCTGTCTTTGAGTGTAGCCTACGCACACCCTGCTACGATGCTGTGTGGCTACACAAAACCCACCTTCTCGAGGCGAGTGAGAAGCACCAGATCTCTGTAACACCTGACGGTCTGACCCACCAGTTGATTATCAAGAATGTTGTGCCCTCTGACAACGGCATGTACACGCTTGACACTGGACTCTGCTCCTCAAATGCCTGGCTTATTGTAGAGT ATGCCaaaggaaagaggagacaggGTGAAGAAGGTGAAAGAGAGAAATCTGAGAGCCTGAAAGAAACACTGCCAGATAAAGATAGGGCTAAGAAACTTCGACGCAGAGAATATGTTGACAGTGAAGATCATCTTATGGACACTGGTGTGGAAAAAGATGGCTGGGACAGAAACAGTCAAGGTGGCAGTCAAGGCCACTCCATTGATTCTGATGGAAGCCATAGATTTTTGGGAAAAGATGGGCTACATGGAGCCCACAGAAATGGAAGGATGGGATTTGGGCAGTTTTCTGGAGCAGACCTAGATGGAGACTCAGTGACAAATGACGGTAGTAGCTTTGGATTAAAAGGCTTAGGAGGCAAAAGTGGATTAAGGCCTTTTCGCAGCAAGGATTCTATGACAGGCAGAGCAGATACTGGTGATGGATTAGGAGGAGCAGGTGAACGGTATTCTGTGGATGGCAGAGATGATGGTGTGCTGGATGCTGTTAACGTTGACATGGATATTGGAGAAGGTGCAGGCTCTCAGCATGACAAGGATGGTAAATTAGGTGATACTAGTTACAGAGCTGGCTTTGGGGGTGTTGGAAGATTAGGTGCTACTGATGGAAGTTCTGGGTTAGATGGACTTGATCCTGATTCAACCAGGGTGGGAGACG GAATGAGGTCCCCCTATGGCAAGGATGGTCTGCCAACTGTAGTTGATATGAATGAAGCAAGTATAAGCAGAAAAGGACAAATAGGGGCTCCCTATAGCAAGGATGGACTGACACTTCATGCTAGCAGTCGTTTAGGTCAGACAGGAACATCTGGCCTCTTGTATGGTCCAGGAGGTCTTCCAGCCGAACATGGGGCTATATCTGGTGCAGGTGACAATTCTACCAGGGAAGTGGAGGCTTTCTATGGTCCAGATGGTCAGCTAGATGGAGCAGGTGTTGGTGATCGTGGTGTAGCTGGTGCAGGGGGAATTGGGtctccctatggaaaggatg gaggagttgagtctccctatggaaaggatggtCTGCCAGTTGGGGCTGGCATTGGTGGTGCTGGTatagctggtgcaggaggagttggttATCCTTTTGGAAAGGATGGTGTCCCAGTTGGGTCTGGtcttggtggtgctggtgtatctggtgcaggaggagttggttctccctatggaaaggatggtgtcccagttggggctggtcttggtggtgctggtgtagctggtgcaggaggagttggttctccctatggaaaggatggtgTCCCAGTTGGGGCTGGTATTGGTGGTGCTGGCGTAGCTGATGCAGGAGGAGTTGGTTAtccctatggaaaggatggtgTCCCAGTTGGGGGTGGCATTGCTGGTGCTGgtgtagctggtgcaggaggagttggttctccctatggaaaggatggtgtcccagctggggctggtcttggtggtgctggtgtagctggtgcaggaggagttggttTTCCCTATGGCAAGGATGGTGTCCCAGTTGGGGGTGGCATTGCTGGTGCTGGTGaggctggtgcaggaggagttggttctccctatggaaaggatggtgtcccagttggggctggcattggtggtgctggtgtagctggtgcaggaggagttgggtctccctatggaaaggatggtgTCCCAGTTGGGGGTGGCATTGCTGGTGCTGGTGaggctggtgcaggaggagttg TTGGGGCTGGCATTGCTGGTGCTGGTctagctggtgcaggaggagttgggtcTCCCCGTAGAAAGGATGGTCTTGCAGTTGGGGCTGGtcttggtggtgctggtgtagctggtgcaggaggagttggttTTCCCTATGGCAAGGATGGTGCTCCAGTTGGAGCTGGTCTGGGTGGTGCTGGcgtagctggtgcaggaggagttggttctccctatggaaaggatggtCTTCCAGTTGGGGCTAGCATTGGTGGTGCTGGcgtagctggtgcaggaggagttgaTTATCCCTATGGTAAGGATGGTGTCCCAGTTGGGGCTGGtcttggtggtgctggtgtagctggtgcaggaggagttgggtctccctatggaaaggatggtgTCCCAGTTGGGGCTGGCATTGCTGGTGCTAgtgtagctggtgcaggaggagttggttcTCCCTATGGGAAGGATGGTCTTCCAGTTGGGGCTGGTATTGGTGGTGCTGGTGCAGCTGGTACAGGAGGAGTTGGTTAtccctatggaaaggatggtgtcccagttggggatggtcttggtggtgctggtgtatctggtgcaggaggagttgtttctccctatggaaaggatggtgTCCCACTTGGGGTTGGCATTGCTGGTGCTGgtgtagctggtgcaggaggtgTTGGGtctccctatggaaaggatggtgTCCCAGTTGGGGCTGGCATTGGTGGTGCTGGcgtagctggtgcaggaggagttggttcTCCCTATGGCAAGGATGGTGTCCCAGTTGGGGCTGGCATTGGTGGTGCTGgtgtagctggtgcaggaggagttggttctccctatggaaaggatggtgTCCCAGTTGGGGGTGGCATTGCTGGTGCTGgtgtagctggtgcaggaggtgTTGGGtctccctatggaaaggatggtgTCCCAGTTGGGGCTGGCTTTG TTGGGGCTGGCATTGCTGGTGCTGGTGTAactggtgcaggaggagttggttctccctatggaaaggatggtcttccagttggggctggtcttggtggtgctggtgtagctggtgcaggaggagttgggtcTCCCTATGGCAAGGATGGTGTCCCAGTTGGGGCTGGTCTTGGTGGTGCTGGcgtagctggtgcaggaggagttgggtctccctatggaaaggatggtctgccagttggggctggtcttggtggtgctggtgtagctggtgcaggaggagttggttctccctatggaaaggatggtCTTCCAGTTTGGGCTGGTCTTG TTGGGGCTGGCATTGCTGGTGCTGGTGTAGCTGGTGCCGGAGGAGTTGGGtctccctatggaaaggatggtgtcccagttggggctggtattggtggtgctggtgtaactggtgcaggaggagttggttctccctatggaaaggatggtcttccagttggggctggtcttggtggtgctggcgtagctggtgcaggaggagttggttcTCCCTATGGTAAGGATGGTGTCCCAGTTGGGGCTGGTTTTGGTGGTGCTGgtgtagctggtgcaggaggagttgggtctccctatggaaaggatggtCTGCCAGTTGGGGCTGGCATTGGTGGTGCTGgtgtagctg TTGGGGCTGGtcttggtggtgctggtgtagctggtgcaggaggagttgggtctccctatggaaaggatggtCTGCCAGTTGGGGCTGGCATTGCTGGTGCTGgtgtagctggtgcaggaggagttggttcTCCCTATGGCAAGGATGGTTTTGCAGTTGGGGCTGGtcttggtggtgctggtgtagctggtgcaggaggagttggttcTCCCTATGGCAAGGATGGTCTTCCAGTTGGGGCTGGTCTTGGTGGTGCTGGcgtagctggtgcaggaggagttggttATCCCTATGGTAAGGATGGTGTCCCAGTTGGGGCTGGtcttggtggtgctggtgtaTATGGTGCAGGGAGAGTTGGTTCTTTCTATGGAAAGGATGATGTCCCAGGTGGGGGTGTGGCAGGAGGCGCTCAGTTTCCTTTTCAGAATGAAGAAGTAATGGGAAGTCTCCATCGCAGGGATGCGACGCAGAGCAGAGCTCAAGGATATATAGGTGGAGCAGGAGGAGATGGCTTCTCAGAAGGTGGTGGTTTCAGTGGCTCTGCAATTCGGGGCACGGTGTCTCCCTATAGCAAGGACAGTGGGTCAGCTGGAGCCAGGGCTGGTGCAGGTGGTGTTGGCAGGTTAGACGCTGGTGAAAGGGAGTTGCATGGTAAAGAAGGTGTGGTAGGTGCCGTTGGGCGAGGTGGTGAATATGGGCTGGATTCCCATCCTGGCAAATCTTCTACAGGAGGTGAAACTAGAAAGGGCACTGCCAGTCATTTCAGAGGATCAGGGAACAAAGATTCATCTGGTGACAGAGATTCACTTCCAGGTCAAGTAGATGCCAGGGGTGAGGGCAGAGATTTAGGACAGTTAGGCTCCCTTTATGGTAAAAATTCTGCTGTTAGAGGGGCAGGGAGTAAATCCTATAATAGAGCAGTTGATGGGAGGATTTCAGGTGGTTTTGGTCAAGGGTCATTGGATCATGGTCAGATGTCAGATCTTTATGCTGGACCTCCTTCAATAAACCAGAGAAAACAGGAACCCGACCTCGATCTTAAAGCAAATGATTTCTTGAAGAATACAGAAAGTATGGGAAAAAGAAGACATTATTGCCTAGATGATCTGAAAG CACCACGCTGTTATGTCAACAAACGGTTACTTGATGTCACAGTCCTGAAAGGGGAACCAGCTGAGCTGTCTTTCACTGTCAGTAAAGATGAAGTGACAGGAACCTGGTTTAAAGATGGATTAAAG TTAACAAGCATGGATGGAATCGTTATTGAAAAGGAAGGTCTAGTCCACAAGCTAATTATTAACAAAGCGGAAGATATTCATGCTGGGAAATACAGGTTTGAAGGTGGAGATATAAAAACTGAAGCTTCAATTTTTGTTGAAG ATCCTCCACAGGTTGACAAAGTTCTCCTCAAAAACTTAACAAGTGTTCCTACTGTGGCCAAGGCAGGGGAGAAAGTAAAGATCAAGATCCCTTTTGAGGGCCGTCTGCCAGTCAGAGCAACGTGGCTAAAAGACAGAATGGAGCTAGCAGATGACACAAGGATTCGTGTTGATAAAACAGAGACCTTTACCATGCTGTCCATCTCCAGCagtgagagaaaggactgtggaGATTACAAAGTCAGGCTGAAGAATGACAGTGGGGTCCTGGAGATCAACTTAAAGCTCGTGGTAGTAG ACAAGCCACAGCCACCTGCAGGACCCATCAAAATTGTAGAAAGCTCTGCAAATGACATCACCATTCAGTGGAAACCCCCAAAAGATGATGGGGGCAAACCAGTGCAACGCTACATTGTTGAGAGACAGCAGGTAGGCAAGAACGACTGGGTGACTTTGGGAGAAGTCCCCAGGAGCTGTACTACCTTCACTACTAACAAAGTGGAACAAGACATGATCTACTACTTCAGGGTGAAAGCTGTGAATGCCGAGGGAACTAGCGATGCACTGGAATCAGATGAAGTGAAGGCTGTTGGTAAAG CTTCACCTGGTGCCCCAGATCCCCCTGAGATTGTCAGTGCCAGCAGAGACACCATCACAATATCCTGGAAAGCACCTCGTAAAACTGGCAGTTCCCGAATTGTGGGATATATTGTTCAAAAACGCAAGAAGGGTACCATGACCTGGCTGCCAGTCAACAACGTGCCTATAGCAG acaaGAAGCTGAAAATGACCAATCTCAAGAAAGGTCTGCAGTATGAATTTCGTGTGTCAGCTGTCAATGCTGCTGGTGTAGGAGATGCCAGTGAACCCTCACAGCCTGTCTTTGCACGGGATTCCACAA AATCTCCAGGTCAAGTGCAGGACCTTAAAGtgagcagcagtgacagcactaGTGTCACATTGACATGGAAGAGACCTGAAGCAAAAGATGGGAGTGACGTAAAAGGCTATGAGGTGGAGATGCGGTCTTCTAAGAACCTCAACTGGACCAAATGCAATACTTTTCCCATAGAGGTGACCACTTACACAGTTAAAGGCCTCCAAGCCAAGGAGATGTACTTCCTACGTGTGAGAGCCCTCAATGACGGTGGCCCAGGGGAACCTGCAGAGCTTGAAGCTTGCCTTGAAGCTCCTTCCCCTGTAG TTTCTCCCAGGTTACTAATAGATGACACAGTGAAAAGCTTTGTGGTTGTAAAAGCAGGAAATACCATCCGAGTGAATATTCCCTTTGAA GCATCTCCAGATCCACTGGTGACCTGGTTAAAGGATGGGCTTCCTCTTCCAAAACGGGCTACAATAAACACCAAAGATGGTACCACCCAGCTGCTGATTGGAGCAGCTGAATTCTCTGACAATGGCACCTACACTGTTGAGCTCCAGAACGGGTTAGGGAAAAGAGAAACATTCAGCTTCCAAGTTCAAGTTACAG ATATCCCACAGTCACCTGGACCCATTCGATTGGAAGAGAATGTACCAAATACAGTGACAGTAACCTGGGAGCCATCAGCATCTGAGAAATGGGAAAGTAATATCTACTACACAGTCCTGAAACGTGAATCACAGAAGGGCTTGTGGCACGTGGTGGGTGACCTGATCTACACCAACAAGTTCACATTCACCAAACTGATCCCAGGCCGGGACTACTACTTTAAGGTTGTGGCAAAAAATGACTTGGGAGCCAGTGGTCCATCTGAAAGTGTGCAGCCTTGGAGAATTCAAAAACCAaagg gTGAATTTCAAGTCAAACCACAGAAATACAGGGGAGTTAATCAAGACCAGCCCCCGAGATTCCTTGTCCGGTTGAAGCCTCATGTGGTGACTACAGGGAGTGAGTGCCATATGAGCTGTGCGGTTGGGGGCCACCCACCTCCAAAGGTCACATGGTACAAGGACAGTAGAGACCTCTCCAATGATCCTACCTATTTTTGCACAAACGACTTTGGTGTCTGCTCCCTGGTCATCCTAGGTGTCACAAAACATGATGAAGGAGAATATATGGTAGAAGCCACCAATGAATTGGGCCATGCATTCAGCAAAGCCTTCCTCACTATTAAAGGTAACAATCTTTAa